In Molothrus ater isolate BHLD 08-10-18 breed brown headed cowbird chromosome 21, BPBGC_Mater_1.1, whole genome shotgun sequence, a single genomic region encodes these proteins:
- the SGSM2 gene encoding small G protein signaling modulator 2 isoform X3: MSCSADAVKDKLLWNVKKEVKQIMEEAVTRKFVHEDSSHIIALCGVVEACLLHMLKRRAAGFLRTDKVAALFTKVGKTCAIAGDVCKKVQELQQQVESRKNQPNGQEPLKRQGSTTSKTPVLTPQAIKHIWVRTALIEKVLDKIVQYIVDNCSKYYEKEALLADPVCGPILASLLVGPCALEYTKLKTADHYWTDPSADELVQRHRIHGAHGRQDSPSKRPALGIRKRHSSGSTSEDRFAASAREYVESLHQNSRTHLLYGKNNVLVQPKDDLEAIPGYLSLHQSADSLTLKWTPNQLMNGTLGDSELEKSVYWDYALIVPLSQIVCIHCHQQPESRWTLVLVSQDGTQRPPLHFPQGGHLLAFLSCLENGLLPRGQLEPPLWSQQGKGKVFPKLRKRNSNKSVDLEEMPAEDTSTDYVFRIIYPGHKHDNTASRSTSVDDDEEEEDKLHAMLSMICSRNLTAPNRMKDTSEMIEMQGFGANLLSWQLEHCSQGSSCISCSMGSSPYDIPSCCTCIHDRTPLKMLCESMKRQIISRAFYGWLAHCRHLSTVRTHLSALVNHSIVPPDRPACAAAGLTKELWSKYQKDRKNYKELELLRRVYYGGVQHEIRKEVWPFLLGHYKFGMAKKEMDQVDADIALRYQKVMAEWKACEVIVKQREKESHSATLAKFSSGSSIDSHVQRLIHRDSTISNDVFISVDETEPVEQDPKGQEEPALTAPPAAAEFDSPDSGLPSSRNYSVASGVLSSIDDGQGGSFEDGPEEEGSAGQRAQPGLLQPQDSVPEEQPGSQLGSQDYLVDVASVCAASYTIELLDTVALNLHRIDKDVQRCDRNYWYFTAENLEKLRNVMCSYVWEHLEVGYVQGMCDLLAPLMVILDNDQLAYSCFSHLMKRMSQNFPNGGAMDTHFANMRSLIQILDSELFELMHQNGDYTHFYFCYRWFLLDFKRELLYEDVFTVWEVIWAAKHISSEHFVLFIALALVEVYREIIRDNNMDFTDIIKFFNEMAEHHDAAEILRIARDLVYKVQTLIENK; this comes from the exons GTGTGGTGGAGGCGTGCCTGCTGCACATGCTGAAGCGCAGGGCTGCCGGCTTCCTGCGCACCGACAAGGTGGCCGCGCTCTTCACCAAGGTGGGCAAGACCTGTGCCATAGCTGGGGACGTGTGCAAgaaggtgcaggagctgcagcagcaggtagAGAGCAG GAAAAATCAGCCAAACGGGCAGGAACCCCTCAAAAGGCAGGGATCAACCACAAGCAAAACACCTGTCCTGACACCTCAGGCTATCAAGCACATCTGGGTTCGAACAGCCTTGATTGAGAAGGTGCTGGACAAGATTGTGCAGTACATTGTTGATAACTGCAG TAAATACTATGAAAAGGAAGCTTTACTGGCAGATCCTGTTTGTGGCCCAATACTGGCTTCTCTGCTAG TTGGACCGTGTGCTCTGGAGTACACCAAGCTAAAGACAGCTGACCACTACTGGACCGACCCTTCGGCCGACGAGCTGGTGCAGCGGCACCGCATCCACGGCGCGCACGGCCGCCAGGACTCGCCCTCCAAGCGCCCAGCCCTGGGA atcCGCAAGCGCCACTCCAGCGGCAGCACGTCGGAAGATCGCTTCGCTGCCTCGGCACGGGAGTACGTGGAGTCCCTGCACCAGAACTCCAGGACCCACCTTCTCTACGGCAAGAACAACGTCCTGGTGCAGCCG AAAGATGACTTGGAGGCAATTCCTGGATATCTCTCCCTTCATCAATCAGCAGATAGTTTGACATTGAAATGGACTCCAAACCAGCTGATGAATGGAACCCTTGGAGATTCAGAACTGGAGAAAAG tGTTTACTGGGACTATGCATTGATTGTGCCACTGAGCCAGATCGTCTGCATCCACTGCCACCAGCAAC cagaaagcagatgGACATTGGTGCTGGTGAGCCAGGATGGGACCCAGAGGCCTCCGCTGCACTTTCCCCAGGGAGGGCACCTGCTTGCcttcctgtcctgcctggagAATGGGCTCCTGCCCCGGGGCCAGCTGGAGCCCCCGCTCTGGTCCCAGCAGGGCAAG GGCAAGGTGTTTCCAAAGCTTCGAAAACGGAACAGCAACAAATCAGTGGACCTGGAGGAGATGCCAGCTGAGGACACATCCACAGATTATGTCTTCAGAATTATTTATCCTGGACACAAGCACGATAACA CTGCCAGCCGCTCTACCTCTGTTGAcgatgatgaggaggaggaagataaGCTACACGCAATGCTATCAATGATCTGCTCTCGGAACCTCACAGCTCCTAATAGGATGAAAG ACACCAGTGAGATGATAGAGATGCAAGGCTTTGGGGCAAACCTGCTGTCGTGgcagctggagcactgcagccagggctcctcctGTATCTCCTGTTCCATGGGCAGCTCTCCCTACGacattcccagctgctgcacctgCATCCACGACAG AACTCCCCTAAAGATGTTGTGTGAAAGCATGAAGAGGCAGATCATTTCCAGAGCCTTTTATGGAT GGCTGGCACACTGCCGGCACCTGTCCACGGTGCGCACGCACCTCTCGGCGCTGGTCAACCACAGCATCGTGCCCCCCGACCGCCCCGCCTGCGCCGCCGCCGGCCTCACCAAGGAGCTCTGGAGCAAGTACCAGAAGGACAGGAAG AACTACAAGGAACTGGAATTACTAAGAAGAGTCTATTATGGTGGGGTCCAGCATGAGATTCGGAAGGAAGTGTGGCCATTCTTGTTAGGTCACTACAAATTTGGCATGGCCAAGAAGGAGATGGACCAG GTGGACGCAGACATTGCTCTGAGGTACCAGAAGGTGATGGCTGAGTGGAAGGCCTGCGAGGTCATAGTGAAGCAGCGAGAGAAGGAGTCGCACTCAGCCACGCTGGCCAAGTTTTCATCGGGCAGCAGCATTGACAGCCACGTCCAGCGGCTCATCCACAGGGACTCCACCATCAGCAATGAT gtgtttatttctgtggatgAAACAGAGCCGGTGGAGCAGGACCccaaggggcaggaggagcccgcGCTGACGGCGCCGCCCGCGGCCGCCGAGTTCGACTCTCCCGACTCGGGGCTGCCCTCGTCCAGGAACTACTCGGTGGCCTCGGGGGTCCTGTCCAGCATCGACGACGGCCAGGGCGGCTCCTTCGAGGACGGGCCCGAGGAGGAGGGCAGCGCCGGGCAGAGAGCGCAgccggggctgctgcagccGCAGGACTCtgtcccagaggagcagccgggctcccagctgggctcccaGGATTATTTGGTGGATGTGGCCTCGGTCTGCGCCGCGTCCTACACA ATAGAGTTATTGGACACTGTTGCCTTAAATTTGCACAGAATTGATAAAGATGTCCAGAGATGTGACCGGAATTATTGGTATTTTACTGCTGAGAACCTGGAGAAGCTCCGAAATGTCATGTGCAG CTATGTCTGGGAGCACCTAGAAGTTGGTTATGTCCAAGGCATGTGTGACCTCCTGGCTCCTTTGATGGTTATTCTTGACAATG ATCAGCTGGCCTACAGCTGCTTCAGCCACTTGATGAAGAGGATGAGCCAGAACTTCCCCAACGGAGGTGCTATGGACACACACTTTGCCAACATGCGGTCCCTCATCCAG ATTCTGGACTCAGAACTTTTTGAATTGATGCACCAGAATGGAGATTACACTCATTTTTACTTCTGCTATCGCTGGTTCTTGCTTGACTTTAAAAGAG AATTGTTGTACGAGGATGTATTTACAGTGTGGGAAGTTATTTGGGCAGCAAAGCACATCTCTTCAGAACATTTTGTCCTTTTCATTGCCTTAGCACTTGTGGAAGTTTATCGAGAGATTATCCGTGATAACAACATGGACTTCACTGATATTATCAAGTTTTTTAATG AAATGGCTGAGCACCACGATGCTGCCGAGATCCTGAGGATAGCCAGAGACCTTGTCTACAAAGTGCAGACACTGATTGAGAACAAGTGA
- the SGSM2 gene encoding small G protein signaling modulator 2 isoform X5 — protein sequence MSCSADAVKDKLLWNVKKEVKQIMEEAVTRKFVHEDSSHIIALCGVVEACLLHMLKRRAAGFLRTDKVAALFTKVGKTCAIAGDVCKKVQELQQQVESRKNQPNGQEPLKRQGSTTSKTPVLTPQAIKHIWVRTALIEKVLDKIVQYIVDNCSKYYEKEALLADPVCGPILASLLVGPCALEYTKLKTADHYWTDPSADELVQRHRIHGAHGRQDSPSKRPALGIRKRHSSGSTSEDRFAASAREYVESLHQNSRTHLLYGKNNVLVQPKDDLEAIPGYLSLHQSADSLTLKWTPNQLMNGTLGDSELEKSVYWDYALIVPLSQIVCIHCHQQPESRWTLVLVSQDGTQRPPLHFPQGGHLLAFLSCLENGLLPRGQLEPPLWSQQGKGKVFPKLRKRNSNKSVDLEEMPAEDTSTDYVFRIIYPGHKHDNITINYHHLAASRSTSVDDDEEEEDKLHAMLSMICSRNLTAPNRMKDTSEMIEMQGFGANLLSWQLEHCSQGSSCISCSMGSSPYDIPSCCTCIHDRTPLKMLCESMKRQIISRAFYGWLAHCRHLSTVRTHLSALVNHSIVPPDRPACAAAGLTKELWSKYQKDRKNYKELELLRRVYYGGVQHEIRKEVWPFLLGHYKFGMAKKEMDQVDADIALRYQKVMAEWKACEVIVKQREKESHSATLAKFSSGSSIDSHVQRLIHRDSTISNDVFISVDETEPVEQDPKGQEEPALTAPPAAAEFDSPDSGLPSSRNYSVASGVLSSIDDGQGGSFEDGPEEEGSAGQRAQPGLLQPQDSVPEEQPGSQLGSQDYLVDVASVCAASYTIELLDTVALNLHRIDKDVQRCDRNYWYFTAENLEKLRNVMCSYVWEHLEVGYVQGMCDLLAPLMVILDNDQLAYSCFSHLMKRMSQNFPNGGAMDTHFANMRSLIQILDSELFELMHQNGDYTHFYFCYRWFLLDFKRALVEVYREIIRDNNMDFTDIIKFFNEMAEHHDAAEILRIARDLVYKVQTLIENK from the exons GTGTGGTGGAGGCGTGCCTGCTGCACATGCTGAAGCGCAGGGCTGCCGGCTTCCTGCGCACCGACAAGGTGGCCGCGCTCTTCACCAAGGTGGGCAAGACCTGTGCCATAGCTGGGGACGTGTGCAAgaaggtgcaggagctgcagcagcaggtagAGAGCAG GAAAAATCAGCCAAACGGGCAGGAACCCCTCAAAAGGCAGGGATCAACCACAAGCAAAACACCTGTCCTGACACCTCAGGCTATCAAGCACATCTGGGTTCGAACAGCCTTGATTGAGAAGGTGCTGGACAAGATTGTGCAGTACATTGTTGATAACTGCAG TAAATACTATGAAAAGGAAGCTTTACTGGCAGATCCTGTTTGTGGCCCAATACTGGCTTCTCTGCTAG TTGGACCGTGTGCTCTGGAGTACACCAAGCTAAAGACAGCTGACCACTACTGGACCGACCCTTCGGCCGACGAGCTGGTGCAGCGGCACCGCATCCACGGCGCGCACGGCCGCCAGGACTCGCCCTCCAAGCGCCCAGCCCTGGGA atcCGCAAGCGCCACTCCAGCGGCAGCACGTCGGAAGATCGCTTCGCTGCCTCGGCACGGGAGTACGTGGAGTCCCTGCACCAGAACTCCAGGACCCACCTTCTCTACGGCAAGAACAACGTCCTGGTGCAGCCG AAAGATGACTTGGAGGCAATTCCTGGATATCTCTCCCTTCATCAATCAGCAGATAGTTTGACATTGAAATGGACTCCAAACCAGCTGATGAATGGAACCCTTGGAGATTCAGAACTGGAGAAAAG tGTTTACTGGGACTATGCATTGATTGTGCCACTGAGCCAGATCGTCTGCATCCACTGCCACCAGCAAC cagaaagcagatgGACATTGGTGCTGGTGAGCCAGGATGGGACCCAGAGGCCTCCGCTGCACTTTCCCCAGGGAGGGCACCTGCTTGCcttcctgtcctgcctggagAATGGGCTCCTGCCCCGGGGCCAGCTGGAGCCCCCGCTCTGGTCCCAGCAGGGCAAG GGCAAGGTGTTTCCAAAGCTTCGAAAACGGAACAGCAACAAATCAGTGGACCTGGAGGAGATGCCAGCTGAGGACACATCCACAGATTATGTCTTCAGAATTATTTATCCTGGACACAAGCACGATAACA TAACTATTAACTACCACCACTTAGCTGCCAGCCGCTCTACCTCTGTTGAcgatgatgaggaggaggaagataaGCTACACGCAATGCTATCAATGATCTGCTCTCGGAACCTCACAGCTCCTAATAGGATGAAAG ACACCAGTGAGATGATAGAGATGCAAGGCTTTGGGGCAAACCTGCTGTCGTGgcagctggagcactgcagccagggctcctcctGTATCTCCTGTTCCATGGGCAGCTCTCCCTACGacattcccagctgctgcacctgCATCCACGACAG AACTCCCCTAAAGATGTTGTGTGAAAGCATGAAGAGGCAGATCATTTCCAGAGCCTTTTATGGAT GGCTGGCACACTGCCGGCACCTGTCCACGGTGCGCACGCACCTCTCGGCGCTGGTCAACCACAGCATCGTGCCCCCCGACCGCCCCGCCTGCGCCGCCGCCGGCCTCACCAAGGAGCTCTGGAGCAAGTACCAGAAGGACAGGAAG AACTACAAGGAACTGGAATTACTAAGAAGAGTCTATTATGGTGGGGTCCAGCATGAGATTCGGAAGGAAGTGTGGCCATTCTTGTTAGGTCACTACAAATTTGGCATGGCCAAGAAGGAGATGGACCAG GTGGACGCAGACATTGCTCTGAGGTACCAGAAGGTGATGGCTGAGTGGAAGGCCTGCGAGGTCATAGTGAAGCAGCGAGAGAAGGAGTCGCACTCAGCCACGCTGGCCAAGTTTTCATCGGGCAGCAGCATTGACAGCCACGTCCAGCGGCTCATCCACAGGGACTCCACCATCAGCAATGAT gtgtttatttctgtggatgAAACAGAGCCGGTGGAGCAGGACCccaaggggcaggaggagcccgcGCTGACGGCGCCGCCCGCGGCCGCCGAGTTCGACTCTCCCGACTCGGGGCTGCCCTCGTCCAGGAACTACTCGGTGGCCTCGGGGGTCCTGTCCAGCATCGACGACGGCCAGGGCGGCTCCTTCGAGGACGGGCCCGAGGAGGAGGGCAGCGCCGGGCAGAGAGCGCAgccggggctgctgcagccGCAGGACTCtgtcccagaggagcagccgggctcccagctgggctcccaGGATTATTTGGTGGATGTGGCCTCGGTCTGCGCCGCGTCCTACACA ATAGAGTTATTGGACACTGTTGCCTTAAATTTGCACAGAATTGATAAAGATGTCCAGAGATGTGACCGGAATTATTGGTATTTTACTGCTGAGAACCTGGAGAAGCTCCGAAATGTCATGTGCAG CTATGTCTGGGAGCACCTAGAAGTTGGTTATGTCCAAGGCATGTGTGACCTCCTGGCTCCTTTGATGGTTATTCTTGACAATG ATCAGCTGGCCTACAGCTGCTTCAGCCACTTGATGAAGAGGATGAGCCAGAACTTCCCCAACGGAGGTGCTATGGACACACACTTTGCCAACATGCGGTCCCTCATCCAG ATTCTGGACTCAGAACTTTTTGAATTGATGCACCAGAATGGAGATTACACTCATTTTTACTTCTGCTATCGCTGGTTCTTGCTTGACTTTAAAAGAG CACTTGTGGAAGTTTATCGAGAGATTATCCGTGATAACAACATGGACTTCACTGATATTATCAAGTTTTTTAATG AAATGGCTGAGCACCACGATGCTGCCGAGATCCTGAGGATAGCCAGAGACCTTGTCTACAAAGTGCAGACACTGATTGAGAACAAGTGA
- the SGSM2 gene encoding small G protein signaling modulator 2 isoform X1, whose translation MSCSADAVKDKLLWNVKKEVKQIMEEAVTRKFVHEDSSHIIALCGVVEACLLHMLKRRAAGFLRTDKVAALFTKVGKTCAIAGDVCKKVQELQQQVESRKNQPNGQEPLKRQGSTTSKTPVLTPQAIKHIWVRTALIEKVLDKIVQYIVDNCSKYYEKEALLADPVCGPILASLLVGPCALEYTKLKTADHYWTDPSADELVQRHRIHGAHGRQDSPSKRPALGIRKRHSSGSTSEDRFAASAREYVESLHQNSRTHLLYGKNNVLVQPKDDLEAIPGYLSLHQSADSLTLKWTPNQLMNGTLGDSELEKSVYWDYALIVPLSQIVCIHCHQQPESRWTLVLVSQDGTQRPPLHFPQGGHLLAFLSCLENGLLPRGQLEPPLWSQQGKGKVFPKLRKRNSNKSVDLEEMPAEDTSTDYVFRIIYPGHKHDNITINYHHLAASRSTSVDDDEEEEDKLHAMLSMICSRNLTAPNRMKDTSEMIEMQGFGANLLSWQLEHCSQGSSCISCSMGSSPYDIPSCCTCIHDRTPLKMLCESMKRQIISRAFYGWLAHCRHLSTVRTHLSALVNHSIVPPDRPACAAAGLTKELWSKYQKDRKNYKELELLRRVYYGGVQHEIRKEVWPFLLGHYKFGMAKKEMDQVDADIALRYQKVMAEWKACEVIVKQREKESHSATLAKFSSGSSIDSHVQRLIHRDSTISNDVFISVDETEPVEQDPKGQEEPALTAPPAAAEFDSPDSGLPSSRNYSVASGVLSSIDDGQGGSFEDGPEEEGSAGQRAQPGLLQPQDSVPEEQPGSQLGSQDYLVDVASVCAASYTIELLDTVALNLHRIDKDVQRCDRNYWYFTAENLEKLRNVMCSYVWEHLEVGYVQGMCDLLAPLMVILDNDQLAYSCFSHLMKRMSQNFPNGGAMDTHFANMRSLIQILDSELFELMHQNGDYTHFYFCYRWFLLDFKRELLYEDVFTVWEVIWAAKHISSEHFVLFIALALVEVYREIIRDNNMDFTDIIKFFNEMAEHHDAAEILRIARDLVYKVQTLIENK comes from the exons GTGTGGTGGAGGCGTGCCTGCTGCACATGCTGAAGCGCAGGGCTGCCGGCTTCCTGCGCACCGACAAGGTGGCCGCGCTCTTCACCAAGGTGGGCAAGACCTGTGCCATAGCTGGGGACGTGTGCAAgaaggtgcaggagctgcagcagcaggtagAGAGCAG GAAAAATCAGCCAAACGGGCAGGAACCCCTCAAAAGGCAGGGATCAACCACAAGCAAAACACCTGTCCTGACACCTCAGGCTATCAAGCACATCTGGGTTCGAACAGCCTTGATTGAGAAGGTGCTGGACAAGATTGTGCAGTACATTGTTGATAACTGCAG TAAATACTATGAAAAGGAAGCTTTACTGGCAGATCCTGTTTGTGGCCCAATACTGGCTTCTCTGCTAG TTGGACCGTGTGCTCTGGAGTACACCAAGCTAAAGACAGCTGACCACTACTGGACCGACCCTTCGGCCGACGAGCTGGTGCAGCGGCACCGCATCCACGGCGCGCACGGCCGCCAGGACTCGCCCTCCAAGCGCCCAGCCCTGGGA atcCGCAAGCGCCACTCCAGCGGCAGCACGTCGGAAGATCGCTTCGCTGCCTCGGCACGGGAGTACGTGGAGTCCCTGCACCAGAACTCCAGGACCCACCTTCTCTACGGCAAGAACAACGTCCTGGTGCAGCCG AAAGATGACTTGGAGGCAATTCCTGGATATCTCTCCCTTCATCAATCAGCAGATAGTTTGACATTGAAATGGACTCCAAACCAGCTGATGAATGGAACCCTTGGAGATTCAGAACTGGAGAAAAG tGTTTACTGGGACTATGCATTGATTGTGCCACTGAGCCAGATCGTCTGCATCCACTGCCACCAGCAAC cagaaagcagatgGACATTGGTGCTGGTGAGCCAGGATGGGACCCAGAGGCCTCCGCTGCACTTTCCCCAGGGAGGGCACCTGCTTGCcttcctgtcctgcctggagAATGGGCTCCTGCCCCGGGGCCAGCTGGAGCCCCCGCTCTGGTCCCAGCAGGGCAAG GGCAAGGTGTTTCCAAAGCTTCGAAAACGGAACAGCAACAAATCAGTGGACCTGGAGGAGATGCCAGCTGAGGACACATCCACAGATTATGTCTTCAGAATTATTTATCCTGGACACAAGCACGATAACA TAACTATTAACTACCACCACTTAGCTGCCAGCCGCTCTACCTCTGTTGAcgatgatgaggaggaggaagataaGCTACACGCAATGCTATCAATGATCTGCTCTCGGAACCTCACAGCTCCTAATAGGATGAAAG ACACCAGTGAGATGATAGAGATGCAAGGCTTTGGGGCAAACCTGCTGTCGTGgcagctggagcactgcagccagggctcctcctGTATCTCCTGTTCCATGGGCAGCTCTCCCTACGacattcccagctgctgcacctgCATCCACGACAG AACTCCCCTAAAGATGTTGTGTGAAAGCATGAAGAGGCAGATCATTTCCAGAGCCTTTTATGGAT GGCTGGCACACTGCCGGCACCTGTCCACGGTGCGCACGCACCTCTCGGCGCTGGTCAACCACAGCATCGTGCCCCCCGACCGCCCCGCCTGCGCCGCCGCCGGCCTCACCAAGGAGCTCTGGAGCAAGTACCAGAAGGACAGGAAG AACTACAAGGAACTGGAATTACTAAGAAGAGTCTATTATGGTGGGGTCCAGCATGAGATTCGGAAGGAAGTGTGGCCATTCTTGTTAGGTCACTACAAATTTGGCATGGCCAAGAAGGAGATGGACCAG GTGGACGCAGACATTGCTCTGAGGTACCAGAAGGTGATGGCTGAGTGGAAGGCCTGCGAGGTCATAGTGAAGCAGCGAGAGAAGGAGTCGCACTCAGCCACGCTGGCCAAGTTTTCATCGGGCAGCAGCATTGACAGCCACGTCCAGCGGCTCATCCACAGGGACTCCACCATCAGCAATGAT gtgtttatttctgtggatgAAACAGAGCCGGTGGAGCAGGACCccaaggggcaggaggagcccgcGCTGACGGCGCCGCCCGCGGCCGCCGAGTTCGACTCTCCCGACTCGGGGCTGCCCTCGTCCAGGAACTACTCGGTGGCCTCGGGGGTCCTGTCCAGCATCGACGACGGCCAGGGCGGCTCCTTCGAGGACGGGCCCGAGGAGGAGGGCAGCGCCGGGCAGAGAGCGCAgccggggctgctgcagccGCAGGACTCtgtcccagaggagcagccgggctcccagctgggctcccaGGATTATTTGGTGGATGTGGCCTCGGTCTGCGCCGCGTCCTACACA ATAGAGTTATTGGACACTGTTGCCTTAAATTTGCACAGAATTGATAAAGATGTCCAGAGATGTGACCGGAATTATTGGTATTTTACTGCTGAGAACCTGGAGAAGCTCCGAAATGTCATGTGCAG CTATGTCTGGGAGCACCTAGAAGTTGGTTATGTCCAAGGCATGTGTGACCTCCTGGCTCCTTTGATGGTTATTCTTGACAATG ATCAGCTGGCCTACAGCTGCTTCAGCCACTTGATGAAGAGGATGAGCCAGAACTTCCCCAACGGAGGTGCTATGGACACACACTTTGCCAACATGCGGTCCCTCATCCAG ATTCTGGACTCAGAACTTTTTGAATTGATGCACCAGAATGGAGATTACACTCATTTTTACTTCTGCTATCGCTGGTTCTTGCTTGACTTTAAAAGAG AATTGTTGTACGAGGATGTATTTACAGTGTGGGAAGTTATTTGGGCAGCAAAGCACATCTCTTCAGAACATTTTGTCCTTTTCATTGCCTTAGCACTTGTGGAAGTTTATCGAGAGATTATCCGTGATAACAACATGGACTTCACTGATATTATCAAGTTTTTTAATG AAATGGCTGAGCACCACGATGCTGCCGAGATCCTGAGGATAGCCAGAGACCTTGTCTACAAAGTGCAGACACTGATTGAGAACAAGTGA